A single region of the Denticeps clupeoides chromosome 18, fDenClu1.1, whole genome shotgun sequence genome encodes:
- the pld7 gene encoding phospholipase D3 — protein sequence MDPEETPHEPLEDQEDKKNEEEEETRKAAKQQTSRIPTFQSSVGRKRLGHSDLPASSQLKLEAPNPLQPKEKGDASRTKAPGCRETALPLPTVRLPTSISNTADARDRPVAPGAIKGRSPSPDHRRFVGKTSEMHLQDDPIQSSSDGGPHLAPAGHAEERMETSSSEEDRFPQNMDACVLEEDLEDTLHLSSSETPSDDHSYEEVVKLEEKTDITKDGEKRFFSQVENSETLSDQADSGQEAARGSAECEEDLLTDLKDVCGKFSQAVEKTDGSSRPVPERQHSCSATKTPGRTCTVFLLPTFLLLLGGFGQHIWQYGIPASISHVMVQLELHWLEGFWMPQETCSADCRLTWLESLPEGMEFPAGSPHLPAVSQAWLSLLSGANRSVEIAAFYFTLTDSELGLQERSADQGKQVLEKLKHLGSQGVKLHIAVNSPQTYDSDTEKLQKTGAEVRTVDMQSATGGVLHTKLWVVDRKHLYIGSANMDWRSLTQVKELGVSLENCSCLAQDASRIFGIYWDIGARKNGSLPHFWPGRLSAVSSSKHPLVVKLNGVPARVYLSSAPPSLSARGRSDDLTTILSVIADARLYVHVSVMDFLPFSQFTTPERYWPPIDVALREAACAQGVEVRLLVSCWNDSPGSMFVFLQSLQVLSQPPLQCKISIKVFEVPSTGAQKQIPFARVNHAKYMVTDRVVYIGTSNWSENYFTKTAGVSLVVNQTGFEVVKGQKTAQSQLQEIFQRDWDSQFAHSLSADHAGRCRKHRQTF from the exons ATG GATCCAGAAGAGACACCACACGAGCCCCTTGAAGATCAAGAGGACAAGaaaaatgaagaggaagaggagacacgGAAAGCGGCGAAGCAGCAAACGTCTCGAATCCCGACGTTTCAAAGCTCCGTAGGCCGCAAGAGACTCGGCCACAGCGACTTGCCAGCTTCATCTCAACTGAAGTTGGAGGCACCAAACCCACTCCAGCCTAAAGAGAAAGGGGACGCCTCCAGAACCAAAGCACCCGGCTGCAGGGAAACAGCTCTCCCTCTTCCCACAGTGCGTCTGCCTACCAGCATCAGCAACACCGCCGATGCCAGAGACCGGCCCGTGGCTCCCGGGGCGATTAAAGGAAGGAGTCCCTCCCCCGATCACAGAAGGTTTGTGGGTAAGACTTCGGAGATGCACCTGCAGGATGATCCTATACAGTCTTCCTCAGATGGTGGTCCACATCTTGCTCCAGCTGGACATGCTGAGGAAAGAATGGAGACTTCCTCGAGCGAAGAGGACCGCTTTCCCCAGAACATGGATGCTTGTGTGCTGGAGGAAGACTTGGAGGACACGTTGCATTTGAGTTCAAGTGAGACACCAAGCGACGACCACAGTTATGAGGAAGTTGTAAAATTGGAAGAGAAGACAGACATTACCAAAGATGGAGAAAAGAGATTTTTCTCCCAAGTAGAGAACAGCGAAACACTATCAGATCAGGCTGATTCCGGCCAAGAAGCAGCCAGGGGCTCGGCCGAATGCGAGGAGGATCTGTTGACAGACCTCAAAGACGTCTGTGGGAAATTCTCTCAGGCCGTTGAGAAGACAGACGGTTCGTCCCGCCCTGTGCCAGAACGGCAACATTCCTGTTCTGCCACTAAG ACGCCAGGGAGGACCTGCACCGTCTTCCTTTTGCCCACCTTCCTGTTACTTTTGGGCGGTTTTGGCCAGCACATTTGGCAATATGGGATTCCTGCTTCCATTTCACATGTAATGGTTCAACTGGAATTGCACTGGTTGGAAGGGTTCTGGATGCCTCAGGAGACCTGCTCTGCAGACTGCCG GCTCACCTGGCTGGAGAGCCTCCCTGAAGGAATGGAGTTCCCCGCAGGCTCCCCGCACCTGCCGGCCGTTTCTCAGGCGTGGCTCAGCCTGCTGAGCGGGGCCAACAGATCAGTGGAAATCGCAGCGTTCTACTTCACGCTCACAGATTCGGAGCTGGGCCTGCAGGAGCGCAGTGCAGATCAG GGGAAGCAGGTGTTGGAGAAACTGAAGCATTTGGGGTCCCAAGGGGTGAAGCTCCATATCGCTGTAAACAGCCCACAGACATATGACAGCGACACGGAGAAGCTGCAGAAAACAG GCGCGGAGGTACGCACTGTTGACATGCAGTCGGCAACGGGGGGCGTTCTCCACACCAAGTTGTGGGTTGTGGACAGGAAGCACCTGTACATCGGCAGCGCTAATATGGACTGGCGTTCCCTCACACAG GTGAAGGAGCTGGGCGTGTCTCTAGAAAACTGCAGCTGTTTGGCACAGGATGCGTCTCGAATATTTGGGATCTACTGGGACATAGGTGCTCGGAAAAACGGTTCTCTGCCCCATTTCTGGCCTGGCCGGCTCTCGGCAGTGTCCAGCTCTAAGCATCCTCTTGTCGTTAAACTCAACGGTGTCCCTGCACGTGTGTATTTGTCT AGTGCTCCTCCCTCACTGTCTGCTCGTGGCCGCTCGGATGATCTCACCACCATCCTGTCTGTGATTGCTGATGCCAGGCTATATGTGCACGTTTCAGTCATGGATTTCCTGCCCTTCTCACAGTTCACCACACCAGAGAG GTATTGGCCTCCGATTGATGTAGCCTTACGAGAGGCTGCTTGTGCTCAGGGAGTGGAGGTGAGGTTGCTGGTCAGCTGCTGGAATGACTCTCCAGGCTCCATGTTTGTTTTCCTGCAGTCTCTGCAAGTTCTCAGTCAACCGCCCCTGCAGTGCAAAATCAGCATT AAAGTGTTTGAAGTTCCATCCACTGGGGCTCAGAAGCAAATTCCTTTTGCACGAGTCAATCATGCAAAATACATGGTGACGGACAGAGTTGTCTACATAG GCACTTCCAACTGGTCAGAAAATTATTTCACCAAGACAGCAGGTGTCAGCTTGGTGGTGAACCAGACTGGCTTTGAGGTCGTCAAGGGACAGAAGACCGCGCAGAGTCAGTTACAGGAGATTTTCCAGCGGGACTGGGACTCTCAGTTTGCACACAGCCTCTCTGCTGACCATGCAGGGCGCTGCAGAAAACACAGgcaaactttttaa